The following are encoded together in the Desulfitobacterium chlororespirans DSM 11544 genome:
- a CDS encoding YceD family protein produces MHINVAQIRRDENGTAHFDLKEDFSAFESELEGVDFVAPVHVQLQVNNTEKSLIVNGSIETELKAQCGLCLEPFHYQIHQDYEDEWVFAAQATEEQLETALVFHKDEIDLTERILEQIVLALPMRFICSSECKGLCPVCGVNLNEKSCECSQDKIDPRFAALANWPRED; encoded by the coding sequence GTGCATATTAATGTCGCTCAAATTCGCCGTGATGAAAATGGAACTGCTCATTTTGATTTAAAGGAAGATTTTTCGGCCTTTGAGTCTGAACTTGAGGGGGTAGATTTTGTCGCTCCTGTACACGTTCAACTTCAGGTGAACAACACGGAGAAATCCTTGATTGTTAATGGGTCGATTGAGACTGAGCTTAAAGCTCAGTGCGGTCTCTGTCTCGAACCTTTTCACTATCAGATCCATCAGGATTATGAGGATGAATGGGTCTTTGCTGCTCAAGCTACAGAAGAGCAATTGGAGACGGCGCTGGTGTTCCATAAGGATGAGATCGATCTCACCGAGCGTATTCTTGAGCAAATCGTGTTGGCTTTGCCAATGAGGTTTATCTGTTCTTCTGAGTGCAAAGGGTTGTGTCCTGTTTGCGGTGTGAATCTTAATGAAAAATCTTGTGAGTGTAGCCAAGACAAGATTGATCCACGTTTTGCAGCCTTGGCCAACTGGCCTCGTGAAGATTGA
- a CDS encoding small, acid-soluble spore protein, alpha/beta type, which yields MADTKQTNQPVLSAALEQFKYEVAQEIGIANRKHKKFPNT from the coding sequence ATGGCAGATACCAAACAAACGAACCAACCTGTACTCAGTGCTGCTTTAGAGCAATTCAAGTATGAAGTGGCTCAGGAAATCGGCATCGCAAATCGTAAGCACAAGAAGTTCCCGAATACCTAA
- the gpr gene encoding GPR endopeptidase, whose translation MKKADLFRNFNVTIDLAVEAHELLRGDADTEVPGVSMEEEDFEHATVTTIKILNEQGVQEMGRPQGTYITIDVPEVHDNNYLIHQEITKTLSDKLSELMNLPEDASILLVGLGNWNATPDALGPQVIDKSLVTRHLFNYTPAELQGKLRKVSAIAPGVLGITGIETAEIIRGIVEHVKPDLVIAIDALAAGSLERIGTSIQISDTGISPGAGVGNHRTGINEETLGCRVIAIGLPTVMNAAIIANNCLESLLDELKSSPSLYRLYKEFSPKVFEQILNKALYPYHNNLMVTPKEIDSLIETTARIIAGALGMSLHPGISVEEYQMYMQ comes from the coding sequence TTGAAAAAAGCAGATCTATTCCGCAATTTTAATGTAACTATCGATCTGGCCGTTGAAGCCCATGAATTATTGAGGGGAGATGCAGACACCGAGGTCCCTGGCGTCAGCATGGAAGAAGAAGACTTTGAACATGCCACAGTAACCACGATTAAAATTTTGAATGAACAAGGGGTTCAGGAAATGGGACGGCCCCAAGGTACTTATATCACCATCGATGTGCCGGAAGTTCATGATAACAATTACTTAATCCACCAGGAGATTACCAAAACTCTATCTGACAAGCTTTCCGAGCTGATGAACCTGCCTGAAGACGCCAGCATCCTCTTGGTTGGGTTAGGCAATTGGAATGCCACCCCCGATGCTTTGGGGCCTCAGGTCATTGACAAAAGCCTTGTCACGCGTCACTTATTTAATTATACACCCGCGGAGCTCCAAGGCAAACTGCGCAAAGTCAGCGCGATAGCTCCCGGAGTTCTCGGCATCACCGGCATCGAAACGGCGGAAATCATTCGCGGCATCGTGGAACATGTCAAGCCCGATCTGGTAATCGCCATCGACGCTTTAGCAGCCGGTTCCCTGGAACGGATCGGGACCAGCATTCAAATCTCCGATACAGGAATTTCACCGGGAGCCGGTGTAGGAAACCACCGCACGGGAATCAACGAAGAGACTTTAGGCTGCCGGGTCATTGCCATCGGTCTTCCTACGGTCATGAATGCCGCCATTATCGCCAATAATTGCCTGGAATCCCTCCTGGATGAATTAAAGAGCAGTCCATCTCTTTACCGCCTATACAAGGAATTCAGTCCCAAAGTCTTTGAGCAGATTCTTAACAAGGCTTTGTATCCTTATCACAACAATCTCATGGTCACACCTAAAGAAATCGATTCCCTGATTGAGACCACCGCCCGCATTATCGCCGGAGCCCTGGGCATGAGTCTCCATCCCGGGATCAGTGTGGAAGAGTATCAGATGTATATGCAATAA
- the rpmF gene encoding 50S ribosomal protein L32, protein MGVAQHRQSKSRVRKRRAMWKLTAPNHIECPQCHKPKLSHHVCPSCGYYKAKEVISMGE, encoded by the coding sequence ATGGGTGTTGCTCAACATCGCCAATCCAAATCCAGAGTACGTAAACGCCGGGCTATGTGGAAGTTAACTGCACCAAACCACATCGAATGCCCCCAATGCCATAAACCAAAACTGTCTCATCATGTTTGCCCAAGCTGCGGTTATTATAAAGCCAAAGAAGTTATTTCCATGGGTGAATAA
- a CDS encoding nucleoside recognition domain-containing protein codes for MASILRVIPFFLLAIGMFYYPQEVVRSAADGLSLWWNYVVPALLPFFILSELLLASGFVHFIGVLMEPLMRPVFRLPGQASFVVAMSLTSGIPIGAILTTRLCQENALTQTEGERLLTFTCNPSPGFMFGAVASSMLLKPELGIVLVGSVYLGNILVGILFRFYGGRGTSSSPAPTSLGRAFQALRKAQSQDSRPFGQMFGDAVRQSVNTILVVGGFIVFFSVLVNMLETYHITGGIGSLIHGLSGGLVSGQEVSALVNGTLEATLGCRSIIDSFSSLNLTIGLLAGVLGWGGLSAFAQVASFTGSANLRFLPFVIGRILHSIFAFLLSQLFLTLIKIPVFDLHLAPGPFGFMETWQMSSWIFCGIMLCFLLLSLGVRVFYSSK; via the coding sequence ATGGCTTCTATTCTTCGTGTTATCCCCTTTTTTCTTTTAGCCATAGGGATGTTCTATTACCCCCAGGAGGTGGTACGTTCGGCAGCCGACGGTCTGTCTTTGTGGTGGAATTACGTGGTTCCTGCCCTGCTGCCGTTTTTTATTCTTTCTGAGCTCCTTCTTGCCTCCGGCTTTGTTCATTTCATAGGTGTACTGATGGAGCCTTTAATGCGTCCGGTATTCCGCTTACCCGGTCAGGCTTCCTTTGTGGTAGCCATGAGCCTCACCTCAGGGATTCCCATCGGAGCGATCCTTACCACACGACTTTGCCAGGAAAATGCTCTCACCCAAACGGAAGGGGAGCGGCTCCTGACCTTTACCTGCAATCCCAGCCCAGGCTTCATGTTTGGAGCCGTGGCCTCCAGCATGCTCCTCAAGCCGGAATTAGGAATCGTCCTGGTGGGTTCCGTTTACTTAGGCAACATTTTAGTGGGGATACTTTTTCGCTTTTATGGGGGTCGGGGTACATCCTCCTCCCCTGCTCCCACCTCTCTCGGCCGGGCTTTTCAAGCGCTGAGAAAAGCTCAAAGTCAGGACTCGCGGCCTTTTGGCCAAATGTTCGGGGATGCTGTACGGCAAAGCGTTAACACCATCCTGGTGGTGGGAGGCTTTATTGTCTTCTTCTCCGTGCTGGTGAATATGCTGGAAACCTATCACATCACCGGTGGCATCGGCAGTCTGATTCACGGGCTGTCCGGCGGCTTGGTCAGCGGCCAGGAAGTCTCCGCGTTGGTGAACGGCACCTTGGAAGCAACCTTAGGCTGCCGTTCGATCATCGACTCTTTTTCCAGCCTTAATCTTACGATTGGGCTGCTTGCCGGGGTTTTGGGATGGGGAGGGCTATCCGCCTTTGCTCAGGTCGCCAGTTTTACCGGCTCTGCGAATTTACGCTTCCTGCCCTTTGTCATCGGCAGGATCCTGCACTCCATCTTTGCTTTCCTTTTAAGCCAGCTCTTCTTAACCCTGATTAAGATTCCTGTCTTTGACCTGCACCTCGCTCCCGGTCCCTTTGGGTTCATGGAGACCTGGCAGATGAGCTCCTGGATCTTCTGCGGGATAATGCTGTGTTTCCTGCTGCTCAGTCTGGGAGTCCGGGTCTTTTATTCATCGAAATAG
- a CDS encoding patatin family protein, whose amino-acid sequence MERGLVLGAGGARGLAHLGFLQVLEEESIKVDCIVGCSIGAVFGALWAAGMDLYRLERLITYQGFSKRLWDLAVSRDGLVKGEKVLEAMRLLTRDLTFAELKIPLAVVATDLETGERVVLREGSVAHAVRASISIPGIFKPYRYQGRLFVDGAVKNRLPIQVAKDMGAEKILAVDVKKGLSTKLNTAMDVMLQALEILEEEVFCTQKEKADVLIQPEVGHIGVLQFDLAEEAIALGRTAAKSQLSEIVRNFY is encoded by the coding sequence ATGGAGAGAGGCTTGGTTTTGGGAGCAGGGGGAGCACGGGGGCTGGCCCACCTGGGTTTCTTACAGGTGTTGGAAGAGGAATCCATCAAGGTGGATTGTATCGTGGGGTGCAGCATTGGTGCCGTATTTGGTGCCCTTTGGGCAGCGGGGATGGATCTCTACCGCTTGGAGCGGCTTATTACCTATCAGGGATTCAGTAAGAGGCTTTGGGATCTTGCCGTGTCCCGGGATGGCTTGGTCAAAGGGGAAAAAGTTCTTGAGGCCATGCGCCTTTTGACGAGGGATCTGACCTTCGCCGAGTTGAAGATTCCCTTAGCCGTTGTCGCCACCGATCTGGAAACCGGGGAAAGGGTAGTATTGCGCGAAGGCAGTGTGGCTCATGCCGTGCGGGCCAGCATCTCCATTCCCGGCATCTTCAAACCTTATCGCTATCAAGGACGGCTTTTTGTAGATGGGGCTGTCAAAAACCGCCTGCCCATCCAAGTGGCTAAGGATATGGGAGCAGAGAAAATATTGGCAGTGGATGTGAAAAAGGGGCTTTCCACGAAGCTCAATACGGCTATGGATGTCATGCTGCAGGCTCTGGAGATCTTAGAAGAAGAGGTTTTTTGCACACAGAAAGAAAAGGCTGATGTACTGATACAGCCTGAAGTGGGCCATATAGGAGTCCTGCAATTTGATTTGGCGGAGGAGGCCATCGCCTTAGGAAGAACTGCAGCAAAGTCACAACTTTCTGAAATTGTTCGTAATTTCTATTGA
- the recG gene encoding ATP-dependent DNA helicase RecG, whose translation MIGNQGKIVLNHLQRAIAAEEKQGCCNTGVIGGFHLFLKGILSRLEQLEKDEDFKVLKDITGHYKDWSPLQRRQALAHLRRFIEEHQELEAHQEPGSQGQAPVQPGNRSLPEKEPRVHSSLEPVIMEYSGSGKSKQPQQPLQPQISQTAQTADSSPVSDSEKSGPHKKAGALKSSPSRSLQFLKGVGPERAKLLAQIGLHTVKDLFFYFPRRYEDRSLQSIGELKDGELASVAGKVVAGQIARGKLKVVKLSIEQDGRLVYAVWFNQTYILKQYPVGTSVIVTGKVRWQQRVPEIQATDIQKAGAAQPAAILPVYSETARLSSKVIRTIVQGVLGQAPELFPEFLPPEEGKGWVPRAQAYQEIHFPRTFHSLGQARERLVFEEVLFLQLSVARLRSGVQRENSPQLKSGESLVQRFLASLPFELTQAQKRVIQEIFRDMANTQGMARLVQGDVGSGKTAVAMAALLMAVGSGYQGAMMAPTEILALQHYQSLAAAFKPLGLHVVCLLGSQAKSERDKILTEIAYGKAHVIVGTHALIQESVQFHSLGLAITDEQHRFGVKQRTSLQTKGENPHVLVLTATPIPRTLALTLYGDLQLSALDEMPQGRKPIMTRKLTERGRPSLEKFMEEQMEKGRQIYVVCPLVEESENVDLISATERFQSLLERFPNRRVSLLHGRMKGVQKEEIMTAFQKGEVDILVSTTVVEVGVNVPNATVMVIEGAERFGLAQLHQLRGRVGRGSEQSYCFLLSDAKNSRRLEVLCETQDGFKIAEEDLKIRGAGELLGTRQHGVMELRLADLSRDGRLVEQAYQLAQKVLTHPDRYPGVWQECDQFFSLENIGLH comes from the coding sequence ATGATCGGCAACCAAGGAAAAATAGTATTGAATCATCTCCAACGAGCTATTGCTGCGGAAGAAAAGCAAGGCTGCTGCAACACAGGCGTCATCGGCGGGTTTCATCTCTTTTTAAAAGGGATTCTCAGCCGCCTGGAGCAATTGGAGAAGGATGAAGACTTTAAGGTACTGAAGGATATTACCGGCCATTACAAAGACTGGAGCCCTCTACAGCGCCGCCAGGCTCTGGCCCATCTCCGTCGTTTTATCGAAGAGCATCAGGAGCTGGAAGCACATCAGGAACCGGGGAGCCAGGGTCAGGCTCCTGTCCAGCCGGGAAACCGGTCCTTGCCGGAAAAGGAACCTCGGGTTCATAGCTCCTTGGAGCCTGTAATTATGGAATATAGCGGTTCGGGTAAATCTAAGCAACCGCAGCAGCCTTTGCAGCCGCAGATATCTCAGACAGCGCAGACAGCGGATAGTTCTCCTGTTTCTGACTCCGAAAAATCCGGCCCCCATAAAAAAGCAGGAGCCCTAAAGTCTTCTCCATCCCGCTCCCTGCAGTTCCTTAAAGGGGTGGGACCGGAACGGGCGAAGCTTCTGGCTCAGATCGGTTTACATACAGTCAAGGATCTCTTCTTCTATTTTCCCCGTCGTTATGAAGACAGAAGTCTGCAATCCATTGGCGAACTTAAAGATGGAGAATTAGCCTCTGTGGCCGGAAAAGTAGTGGCCGGGCAAATAGCCAGAGGGAAGCTGAAGGTGGTTAAGCTCAGCATCGAGCAGGATGGCCGCTTAGTCTACGCAGTCTGGTTTAACCAAACCTATATCCTCAAGCAATACCCTGTAGGAACCTCCGTCATTGTGACGGGAAAGGTCAGGTGGCAGCAGCGGGTGCCGGAAATCCAGGCCACCGATATTCAAAAGGCAGGAGCAGCACAGCCGGCAGCCATCCTGCCGGTCTACTCGGAAACAGCCCGCCTTTCCTCCAAAGTGATACGAACCATTGTGCAGGGAGTTTTGGGTCAGGCTCCCGAGCTGTTTCCCGAGTTTCTGCCTCCTGAGGAAGGAAAGGGATGGGTCCCCCGTGCCCAGGCTTATCAAGAGATTCATTTTCCCCGGACCTTCCACAGTTTGGGTCAAGCCCGTGAACGCTTGGTCTTTGAAGAAGTGCTCTTTCTGCAATTGTCTGTTGCCCGTTTAAGATCCGGAGTACAAAGGGAAAACAGTCCCCAGCTTAAGAGTGGGGAGAGCCTGGTTCAGCGGTTTTTAGCGAGCCTGCCTTTTGAACTGACTCAGGCCCAAAAGCGGGTGATTCAGGAAATCTTCCGGGATATGGCCAATACTCAAGGTATGGCCCGTCTGGTCCAGGGGGATGTGGGCTCAGGCAAGACCGCAGTGGCTATGGCCGCTTTGCTGATGGCTGTGGGGTCAGGCTATCAGGGGGCCATGATGGCTCCCACCGAGATCCTGGCTTTGCAGCATTACCAATCCTTGGCGGCCGCTTTTAAGCCCTTGGGGCTGCATGTCGTTTGTCTTTTGGGCAGCCAGGCCAAAAGTGAAAGGGATAAGATTCTTACCGAGATCGCTTACGGAAAAGCCCATGTCATCGTCGGAACCCATGCTTTAATCCAAGAAAGTGTGCAGTTTCACTCCCTGGGATTAGCCATCACTGATGAGCAGCATCGTTTCGGTGTCAAACAAAGAACCTCTCTCCAGACCAAAGGGGAAAACCCCCATGTCCTGGTTCTTACCGCCACTCCTATTCCCCGGACCCTGGCTCTGACTCTTTATGGCGATCTCCAGCTTTCCGCTTTGGATGAAATGCCTCAGGGCCGCAAGCCCATCATGACGCGAAAGCTGACGGAACGGGGCCGGCCCAGCCTGGAAAAATTCATGGAAGAGCAGATGGAAAAAGGCCGGCAAATCTATGTGGTCTGCCCGCTGGTGGAAGAATCGGAAAATGTGGATCTGATCTCAGCCACGGAGCGTTTTCAATCCCTGCTGGAGCGGTTTCCTAACCGTCGGGTAAGCCTTCTCCACGGCCGCATGAAAGGGGTTCAAAAAGAAGAGATCATGACCGCCTTCCAGAAAGGGGAAGTGGATATCCTGGTCTCTACCACGGTGGTGGAGGTAGGAGTCAATGTCCCCAATGCCACCGTGATGGTTATCGAGGGAGCGGAACGTTTTGGCCTGGCCCAGTTGCACCAGCTCAGGGGCAGAGTAGGCAGGGGTAGTGAGCAGTCCTATTGTTTCCTCTTGTCCGATGCCAAAAACAGCCGCCGCCTGGAAGTCCTTTGTGAGACTCAGGATGGTTTTAAGATTGCTGAGGAAGACTTAAAGATCCGAGGAGCCGGGGAATTGCTGGGGACCAGACAGCATGGGGTGATGGAATTGCGTCTGGCCGACTTATCCCGGGATGGCCGTCTCGTGGAGCAAGCCTATCAATTGGCTCAAAAAGTTCTCACCCATCCTGACCGTTATCCCGGAGTATGGCAAGAATGTGATCAGTTTTTTTCTTTAGAAAACATTGGCCTTCATTAA
- a CDS encoding acetate kinase: MKILVINCGSSSLKYQLLDMDTQTPIAKGLVERIGLPGAVLTHRPADGEKEIITAEIPNHTIAIQLVLDALVNPEYGVLKSLEEIGSVGHRVVHGGEKFASSVLITDEVMQAIEECIELAPLHNPPNIAGIEACQKLMPGVAQVAVFDTAFHQTMPPHAYLYGLPYEFYEKYKIRKYGFHGTSHKYVSQRAAKMLNRPAEGLKLISCHLGNGSSITAIKDGKSIETSMGFTPLEGLMMGTRSGDLDPAIVSFIQQKENLSSDEVNDFLNKKCGVLGLSGVSSDFRDIEQARDQGNYRAALALDVFAHDVKKYIGSYAAVLNGADAIIFTAGLGENSAEMREAVVDGLQYLGAKLDLEKNKVRGKEADISAPEATCRVLVIPTNEELMIALDTLDIIQKG, encoded by the coding sequence GTGAAGATTCTTGTGATTAACTGTGGAAGTTCCTCGCTGAAATATCAATTATTGGATATGGACACACAAACACCGATAGCCAAAGGTTTAGTGGAGCGGATCGGACTTCCGGGCGCCGTGCTGACACACCGCCCGGCTGATGGTGAAAAAGAAATTATTACGGCGGAAATTCCTAATCATACCATAGCTATCCAATTGGTTCTGGATGCCTTAGTGAATCCTGAATATGGCGTATTGAAAAGCCTTGAGGAAATCGGTTCGGTGGGTCACCGTGTGGTTCATGGCGGCGAGAAATTTGCCAGTTCCGTATTGATCACGGATGAAGTCATGCAAGCCATCGAAGAGTGTATCGAATTAGCGCCTCTTCACAACCCCCCCAATATTGCCGGAATTGAGGCTTGTCAAAAATTAATGCCGGGAGTGGCTCAAGTAGCTGTTTTCGATACTGCCTTTCACCAGACCATGCCGCCCCATGCCTACCTTTATGGATTGCCCTATGAATTTTATGAGAAATACAAAATCCGTAAATATGGTTTTCATGGGACTTCGCATAAATATGTGAGTCAACGGGCCGCTAAGATGCTCAATCGTCCTGCAGAAGGATTGAAGCTGATCAGTTGTCATTTAGGCAATGGCTCCTCGATTACGGCGATTAAAGATGGTAAATCCATTGAAACCTCCATGGGCTTTACCCCTTTGGAAGGTTTAATGATGGGAACCCGCTCCGGGGATTTGGATCCGGCCATTGTCTCCTTCATTCAACAAAAAGAAAACCTGTCTTCCGATGAAGTCAATGATTTTCTCAATAAAAAATGCGGAGTGCTGGGGCTTTCCGGAGTGAGCAGTGACTTTAGAGATATCGAACAAGCCCGTGATCAAGGAAACTATCGCGCCGCTTTGGCTCTCGATGTGTTTGCTCATGATGTGAAAAAATATATCGGCTCCTATGCAGCCGTTTTAAACGGTGCCGATGCCATTATCTTTACAGCCGGTTTAGGGGAAAACTCTGCGGAGATGCGGGAAGCGGTTGTCGATGGCCTGCAATACCTCGGTGCCAAACTGGATCTGGAAAAGAATAAGGTCCGCGGTAAGGAAGCCGATATTTCAGCGCCTGAGGCAACCTGCCGGGTCCTCGTCATTCCTACCAATGAAGAGTTGATGATTGCCCTGGATACTTTGGATATTATTCAGAAGGGTTAA
- the plsX gene encoding phosphate acyltransferase PlsX: MRIAVDAMGGDHAPAEIVKGALRSIEQFDIEVILVGQPERIKEFLPQGELPARVRIKEAAEVVEMDEHPAQAVRRKKDSSIVVATRLVKEGEADALVSAGSTGAQMAASLLGLGRIKGIDRPAIVTVLPTLEGGKLLLDVGANPDAKPEHLVQYAMMGSIYAESILGIQNPKIGLLNIGTEESKGNELTQATYPLLQKAPLNFIGNVEGRAIPYGQAADVVVCEGFVGNVVLKTTEGLAGALFQLIKEKITATPLRKLGALAIKPGLKEIAKMMDYAEYGGAPLLGVNGISIISHGSSNEKAIFNAIRVAKECVESGFIEEIKKELPRFTAAQE, from the coding sequence ATGAGAATCGCTGTAGACGCCATGGGAGGGGATCATGCCCCGGCCGAGATCGTCAAAGGAGCATTGCGCAGTATTGAACAGTTTGATATAGAGGTCATTTTGGTCGGGCAGCCGGAACGTATCAAAGAATTTCTGCCTCAGGGTGAATTGCCGGCCAGGGTGCGCATCAAAGAAGCCGCTGAGGTGGTGGAGATGGATGAGCATCCGGCTCAAGCCGTGCGCAGGAAAAAGGATTCCTCCATCGTGGTGGCCACCCGTTTGGTGAAAGAAGGAGAAGCAGATGCCCTGGTCAGCGCGGGAAGCACAGGAGCCCAAATGGCTGCCTCCTTGCTTGGTTTAGGCCGGATCAAGGGGATTGACCGCCCGGCCATCGTGACCGTGCTGCCCACTTTAGAAGGAGGAAAGCTCCTCCTTGATGTGGGGGCCAATCCTGATGCCAAACCGGAGCACCTTGTCCAGTATGCTATGATGGGAAGCATTTATGCGGAGAGCATTCTGGGCATCCAAAACCCCAAAATAGGGCTTTTAAATATCGGTACAGAAGAAAGCAAAGGCAATGAGCTGACCCAAGCCACCTATCCCCTTCTCCAGAAGGCTCCCTTAAACTTTATCGGCAATGTGGAAGGCCGGGCCATACCTTATGGTCAGGCGGCGGATGTGGTGGTCTGTGAAGGGTTTGTAGGCAATGTGGTGCTCAAGACCACCGAAGGGCTGGCAGGAGCGTTATTTCAACTGATTAAAGAGAAGATAACCGCCACACCCCTGCGCAAACTGGGGGCTTTGGCCATTAAACCCGGCTTGAAAGAAATCGCTAAAATGATGGATTATGCAGAATATGGGGGAGCGCCTCTGCTGGGTGTGAATGGCATCAGCATCATTTCCCATGGCAGTTCCAACGAGAAAGCCATATTTAATGCCATCCGCGTCGCTAAAGAATGTGTGGAGAGCGGCTTTATTGAGGAGATTAAAAAAGAGCTGCCGCGATTTACCGCTGCACAGGAGTAG
- a CDS encoding ATPase — protein sequence MENDVMALLDELEEIVDRGTKIPMTGKVLVDDNVVFDLLDRIRAALPEELQNAKWVLSERQKIMDEAHTEAERLLERGKTYIEKMAEESEVVKQAQGYAEDIARQAQTYAKEVKLGAIQYTDEMLLQVEQNVAETLQAVRRNREELRSLAKRDQREKPGDKGNPAQGEP from the coding sequence TTGGAAAATGATGTTATGGCTTTGCTTGATGAATTAGAAGAAATCGTGGATCGGGGAACCAAGATTCCGATGACTGGAAAAGTATTAGTGGATGATAATGTGGTTTTTGATTTGCTTGATCGGATAAGAGCAGCTCTCCCTGAGGAACTTCAGAATGCTAAATGGGTCTTGTCGGAAAGGCAAAAGATTATGGACGAGGCTCATACGGAAGCGGAACGGTTGCTGGAGCGTGGAAAAACTTATATCGAGAAAATGGCCGAAGAGAGCGAGGTTGTCAAACAAGCTCAAGGCTATGCAGAGGATATTGCCCGTCAGGCCCAGACTTATGCTAAAGAGGTTAAACTGGGTGCCATTCAGTATACCGATGAAATGCTCCTCCAAGTAGAGCAAAATGTGGCCGAGACCTTGCAGGCTGTCCGTCGCAATCGGGAAGAACTGCGGAGTCTGGCTAAACGGGATCAGAGGGAAAAGCCCGGCGATAAAGGAAACCCGGCACAGGGGGAGCCTTGA
- the fapR gene encoding transcription factor FapR, with product MTRHHKHERHQALRDEIDKNPFSTDEELARHFGVSVSTIRLDRTELSIPELRERTKAVAHEAYDTLKSLGEAELVGELRGLHIGESGSTLLKIEESMVLSKARVTRGHHLFAQANSLAIALVDAEIVLTGSVDMKFLRPVRYGETVLAEGKVLRRKGNKYWVEITAHVNQDLVLTGTWVVFAVEKPLEV from the coding sequence ATGACAAGACATCATAAACATGAACGCCATCAAGCGTTACGAGACGAAATTGACAAGAATCCATTTTCTACAGATGAAGAGCTGGCCAGGCATTTTGGGGTAAGCGTCTCCACCATTCGCTTGGATCGGACGGAGCTCAGTATTCCTGAGCTGCGGGAACGGACCAAGGCTGTGGCTCATGAAGCTTATGACACCTTGAAGTCGTTAGGTGAAGCTGAGCTGGTTGGGGAGCTCCGGGGCCTCCATATTGGGGAATCAGGCTCCACCCTGCTCAAGATCGAAGAATCCATGGTTTTAAGCAAAGCACGGGTCACCCGGGGACATCATCTGTTCGCTCAGGCCAATTCTCTGGCCATTGCCCTGGTGGATGCGGAGATCGTGCTCACAGGGAGCGTGGATATGAAGTTCCTGCGTCCGGTCCGTTATGGAGAAACAGTCTTGGCTGAAGGAAAAGTCCTGCGCCGCAAAGGGAATAAATACTGGGTGGAGATTACAGCCCATGTCAACCAGGATCTTGTTTTGACCGGGACCTGGGTAGTGTTTGCCGTGGAAAAGCCCTTGGAAGTGTAA
- the rsmD gene encoding 16S rRNA (guanine(966)-N(2))-methyltransferase RsmD, with the protein MRIIAGDYRGQRLKAVPGMNTRPTADKIKGAIFNVLQGKTPGARVLDLFAGTGNLALEALSRGAKEAVLIEKSRTAQQIIRENIDHMGIEQARLIAMDAFAYLEQHGEERFDLIFIDPPYHQGLVEKSLKLLADPCRLTDSGVIIAETAKDENLESYDPFEIKKTGEYGDTKIWYLQRME; encoded by the coding sequence ATGCGAATTATTGCCGGAGATTACCGTGGGCAGCGCCTGAAAGCTGTTCCCGGGATGAACACCCGGCCCACAGCGGACAAGATTAAAGGTGCCATTTTCAATGTGTTGCAGGGAAAAACCCCAGGTGCCCGGGTTTTGGATTTGTTTGCAGGTACGGGAAATTTAGCTCTGGAAGCTTTGTCACGGGGGGCAAAAGAAGCGGTACTTATTGAAAAAAGCCGGACGGCGCAACAAATTATTCGTGAGAATATTGACCATATGGGAATAGAACAGGCCCGACTCATAGCGATGGATGCCTTTGCTTATCTTGAACAGCATGGAGAAGAGCGCTTTGATTTGATTTTTATTGACCCGCCCTACCATCAGGGTTTGGTGGAGAAATCCTTGAAGCTGCTGGCGGATCCTTGCCGGCTTACTGACTCAGGCGTGATTATCGCCGAAACAGCCAAGGATGAAAACCTGGAGAGTTACGATCCCTTTGAAATTAAAAAAACTGGGGAATATGGAGATACAAAGATCTGGTATTTGCAAAGAATGGAATGA